A region of Streptomyces sp. R44 DNA encodes the following proteins:
- a CDS encoding discoidin domain-containing protein: MIGNSSGMRRRGVLAAGLAGAGAALVPAGQAAATPAGPSLPAAATATGGRRVLNLNTGWAFWRDDAAGAQHPGFDDSEWAAVSLPHTMRLEKKRPSAYDVYAGIGWYRRYFRVDPQDQGRRHSVVFDGVQTDCAVYLNGEKLTEHSGGTMGFVVDITGKVLFDRDNVLAVRVSNLDDPLTPPGKPRNELGFLTYGGIYRGVTLRVTEPVHISDALQEDLVAGGGVSVTYPRATPTRATAKVRTHVVNRTAVTVRTTLTTVLHDAQGMAVARTSDTVSVPGGGSTTYAQTLSVPRPKLWHPDSPSLYSLVSQVFVDNRLVDTVTTRTGIRRIDYRADGFYLNGDRIYLRGANVHQNYAYVGDAAPPSMKYREALRLKLGGFNAVRAAHYPHDPAFLDACDELGLLVVACQPGWQYWNGDQTFVSRTYRDIATMIRRDRNRPSVILWETSLNETHYPQWWAKEANAVAHAEMPGDQMFTSADYGTWGGEYGVNYKVVNTDGSDPAPSVPFLTREWGDWENPSRCDRDEGEAALVGQVVTRQRYLEGTGYWDWGGLDAHPRIGGYFLWVFEDYGTNDPYQKSGAVDIDRHPKYCYHWLASMQSAGNPHHGGPMVFVASAYTATSSLDVMVFSNTDRVRLYQNGTLVGEKTRAQNAGTAPHIAAKGGSPYYTFTLPAFAAGELRAEGYLGDTLAATHVARTPGAAHHLELVADDAGGLGVLTSLVAASLGDSSEAGKEAARELLARNTGGPALVDRIGQARGRALSAQEADVLSGYAERLDRIRPVADGSDLIPVFVKVVDADGTLVPDSAAVVTLDVTGAGSLVGHGIPRISAQKQRVQGGIGYALIAAGTVDGPVTLTATADGLQSGRCTVQTAPYTGTHVTDGTHPVWQDISTLEGQGAQNLALFKPATASTSEYGNGPANAVDDEGGTKWVGDGPDPAWWQVDLGAPAEIEQFQIVWETDRTSYRYRVLISDDATTWTTAVDAADNTAMVAAVTHQVALTTRHVRVDILSAGDWWPALREFRAVPPGGSGGVPPADPGPKIARDRIKTVTASSHATGFEPEKAFDGDITFGTGWSASGPTVPQTLTVELTDPHDLAGVRVHWGKDSSWYTYDLRTSPDGTTWNTAHSGLTRAGQYILPEVFTATDVRQVRFVITQVAGGGAQTVAGVAEVVLYGTPVQDAGGLSR, translated from the coding sequence GTGATCGGAAACAGCAGTGGCATGAGGCGGCGGGGCGTCCTCGCCGCGGGACTGGCCGGTGCGGGGGCCGCCCTGGTGCCCGCCGGGCAGGCCGCCGCGACGCCGGCCGGCCCGTCGCTGCCCGCGGCGGCCACCGCCACGGGCGGGCGCCGTGTGCTGAACCTCAACACGGGCTGGGCGTTCTGGCGCGACGACGCCGCCGGAGCCCAGCACCCGGGGTTCGACGACTCGGAGTGGGCCGCGGTCTCGCTGCCGCACACGATGCGGCTGGAGAAGAAGCGGCCCTCCGCGTACGACGTGTACGCCGGAATCGGCTGGTACCGGCGGTACTTCCGGGTCGACCCGCAGGACCAGGGGCGGCGGCACTCCGTGGTCTTCGACGGAGTCCAGACCGACTGTGCCGTCTATCTGAACGGGGAGAAGCTCACCGAGCACTCCGGCGGGACCATGGGCTTCGTCGTCGACATCACCGGCAAGGTCCTCTTCGACCGCGACAACGTCCTCGCGGTCCGCGTGTCCAACCTGGACGACCCGCTCACCCCTCCCGGCAAGCCGCGGAACGAACTGGGCTTCCTCACGTACGGCGGCATCTACCGGGGCGTCACGCTCCGCGTCACGGAACCGGTCCACATCTCCGACGCCCTCCAGGAGGACCTGGTCGCCGGGGGCGGGGTGTCCGTGACGTACCCGAGGGCGACCCCGACGCGGGCGACGGCCAAGGTCAGGACCCACGTGGTGAACCGGACGGCGGTCACCGTGCGGACAACGCTGACCACGGTCCTCCACGACGCCCAGGGCATGGCGGTCGCCCGGACCTCGGACACCGTCTCCGTCCCGGGAGGCGGCAGCACCACCTACGCGCAGACGCTGAGCGTGCCCCGGCCGAAGCTGTGGCACCCCGACTCCCCCTCCCTGTACAGCCTGGTCAGCCAGGTCTTCGTCGACAACCGACTGGTCGACACCGTGACCACGCGCACCGGCATACGGCGGATCGACTACCGGGCGGACGGCTTCTACCTCAACGGAGACCGGATCTACCTCCGCGGCGCCAACGTCCACCAGAACTACGCCTACGTGGGCGACGCGGCCCCGCCGTCGATGAAGTACCGCGAGGCGCTGCGGCTCAAGCTCGGCGGATTCAACGCGGTACGGGCGGCGCACTACCCGCACGATCCGGCCTTCCTCGACGCCTGCGACGAGCTGGGCCTCCTCGTCGTGGCCTGCCAGCCGGGCTGGCAGTACTGGAACGGCGACCAGACCTTCGTCAGCCGCACGTACCGCGACATCGCCACGATGATCCGGCGTGACCGCAACCGGCCCTCCGTCATCCTGTGGGAGACCTCGCTCAACGAGACCCACTACCCGCAATGGTGGGCGAAGGAGGCCAACGCCGTCGCCCACGCGGAGATGCCGGGCGACCAGATGTTCACCTCGGCGGACTACGGCACGTGGGGCGGCGAGTACGGGGTCAACTACAAGGTCGTCAACACGGACGGCTCGGATCCCGCACCCTCCGTGCCGTTCCTCACCCGCGAGTGGGGCGACTGGGAGAACCCGTCCCGGTGCGACCGGGACGAGGGCGAGGCCGCACTCGTCGGCCAGGTCGTCACCCGCCAGCGCTACCTGGAGGGCACCGGCTACTGGGACTGGGGCGGCCTGGACGCCCACCCCCGGATCGGCGGGTACTTCCTGTGGGTCTTCGAGGACTACGGCACCAACGACCCGTACCAGAAGTCCGGCGCCGTCGACATCGACCGCCACCCCAAGTACTGCTACCACTGGCTCGCGTCCATGCAGTCGGCAGGCAATCCGCACCACGGCGGCCCGATGGTCTTCGTCGCCAGCGCCTACACGGCCACGTCCAGTCTCGACGTCATGGTCTTCAGCAACACGGACCGCGTCCGCCTGTACCAGAACGGCACGCTCGTCGGGGAGAAGACCCGCGCCCAGAACGCGGGCACGGCGCCGCACATCGCGGCCAAGGGCGGCAGCCCGTACTACACCTTCACCCTGCCCGCGTTCGCCGCCGGGGAACTCCGGGCGGAGGGCTACCTGGGCGACACGCTCGCCGCGACCCACGTCGCCAGGACCCCCGGTGCCGCCCACCACCTGGAACTCGTCGCCGACGACGCCGGCGGCCTGGGTGTGCTGACCTCGCTGGTGGCGGCGTCGCTCGGGGACAGCTCCGAGGCGGGGAAGGAGGCGGCCCGGGAACTCCTCGCGAGGAACACGGGCGGACCGGCCCTCGTCGACCGCATCGGCCAGGCACGCGGCCGCGCCCTGTCGGCCCAGGAGGCCGACGTCCTGAGCGGGTACGCGGAGCGGCTCGACCGCATCCGGCCCGTCGCCGACGGCTCGGACCTGATCCCCGTCTTCGTCAAGGTCGTCGACGCCGACGGCACCCTGGTCCCCGACTCCGCGGCCGTCGTCACCCTCGACGTGACGGGAGCCGGCTCCCTGGTGGGCCACGGCATCCCGAGGATCTCGGCACAGAAGCAGAGGGTCCAGGGCGGCATCGGCTACGCCCTGATCGCCGCCGGCACCGTCGACGGCCCCGTCACCCTCACCGCGACCGCGGACGGGCTGCAGAGCGGCCGGTGCACCGTACAGACCGCGCCCTACACGGGTACGCACGTCACCGACGGCACCCACCCCGTGTGGCAGGACATCTCCACCCTGGAGGGCCAGGGCGCGCAGAACCTGGCCCTGTTCAAGCCGGCCACGGCCTCCACCTCGGAGTACGGGAACGGGCCCGCCAACGCCGTGGACGACGAGGGCGGCACCAAGTGGGTCGGCGACGGCCCCGACCCCGCCTGGTGGCAGGTCGACCTCGGGGCTCCGGCCGAGATCGAGCAGTTCCAGATCGTGTGGGAGACCGACCGGACCAGCTACCGCTACCGCGTCCTGATCTCCGACGACGCCACCACCTGGACCACCGCGGTCGACGCGGCGGACAACACCGCGATGGTCGCCGCCGTCACCCACCAGGTGGCGCTCACCACGCGTCACGTGCGCGTGGACATCCTGTCCGCCGGCGACTGGTGGCCGGCCCTCCGCGAGTTCCGCGCGGTGCCGCCCGGCGGCAGCGGCGGCGTCCCCCCGGCCGACCCCGGCCCGAAGATCGCCCGCGACCGGATCAAGACCGTCACCGCGTCCAGCCACGCCACCGGCTTCGAACCGGAGAAGGCCTTCGACGGGGACATCACCTTCGGCACCGGCTGGAGCGCCTCCGGCCCGACCGTCCCCCAGACGCTGACCGTGGAGCTGACCGACCCGCACGACCTCGCCGGAGTCCGCGTCCACTGGGGCAAGGACAGCAGCTGGTACACGTACGACCTCCGGACCTCCCCCGACGGGACGACCTGGAACACGGCGCACTCCGGTCTGACGCGAGCGGGCCAGTACATCCTTCCCGAGGTGTTCACGGCGACGGACGTGCGTCAGGTCCGCTTCGTCATCACCCAGGTGGCCGGTGGAGGCGCGCAGACCGTCGCCGGTGTCGCCGAGGTGGTCCTCTACGGCACACCCGTGCAGGACGCAGGCGGCCTCAGCCGGTGA
- a CDS encoding RICIN domain-containing protein, with protein MATVAAALLTIGAVHGQASTQARAASPRSTITVDGTSAGRTFDGVGAISGGGGNTRLLRDYPAAQRDEILDYLFKPGHGASLQILKVEVGGDTNSTDGAEASIEHSRGVVDCDAGYEWWLMEQAKARNPNIKLAALSWGAPGWIGNHDFYSQDMIDYLITWLGCARQHGLTVDYMGGWNERDFDASWYKSLKSALRTRGHASTKIIGGESWGWPIATAMKNDPALYDAVDVASSHYNCGYMSAMTHCDSSTDAQSLGKPIWASENGSEGAEVGAAPVARAINRGYIDAKMTAYINWPLVASLYQNLGFHDTGLITANQPWSGNYSVGRTTWSIAQTTQFTSPGWKYVDGATGYLGARNGTEGSYVSYAAPDKSAWSTVFETMDATAPQTVNLKVTGGLPGGALHVWSTDLSQNGGATPRMVRGADLTASGGTYSLTLAPGRVYTVTTTTGQGAGVTTPPQRSQLALPYADSFAGYAKGREATYFSTMNGAFESAPCGGGRTGSCLRQMSHVSPIQWTDEKANQPYTVMGELSWSDYTVSADVLLEQGGSAAELLGRVGTQDKNNNGLNAYHLRLSDTGSWKLLKSGRPWGDWDTTAPPLAEGTVPAPGTGTWHNLALTFQGDSITVAIDGQAQATITDGSFGGGQVGLGTAGYYPVQFANFRVTPGSTPGFSGTYKIVNAHSGQLLDASGGQTADGTPVVQWPDNGGTNQQWTLVRNDDGYYTVTGAGSLKPLAVPQATTWPGTQLGIWSASGGPEQQWVIAPANNGTYTIESRATGYALDVRGASTSSGASVDQYVTTGGTNQQWRLVKVS; from the coding sequence ATGGCCACCGTCGCCGCCGCGCTCCTGACCATCGGCGCCGTCCACGGTCAGGCATCCACCCAGGCGCGCGCCGCCTCCCCCAGATCGACGATCACCGTGGACGGCACCAGCGCCGGGCGGACCTTCGACGGCGTCGGGGCGATCAGCGGCGGCGGGGGCAACACCCGCCTGCTGCGCGACTACCCCGCCGCCCAGCGCGACGAGATCCTCGACTACCTCTTCAAGCCCGGTCACGGAGCGAGCCTGCAGATCCTCAAGGTCGAGGTCGGCGGCGACACCAACTCCACCGACGGCGCCGAAGCCAGCATCGAGCACAGCAGGGGCGTCGTCGACTGCGACGCCGGCTACGAGTGGTGGCTGATGGAGCAGGCCAAGGCCCGCAACCCGAACATCAAGCTCGCCGCCCTGTCCTGGGGCGCGCCGGGCTGGATCGGCAACCATGATTTCTACTCCCAGGACATGATCGACTACCTGATCACCTGGCTCGGCTGCGCCAGGCAGCACGGTCTGACCGTCGACTACATGGGCGGCTGGAACGAGCGCGACTTCGACGCCTCCTGGTACAAGTCCCTCAAGTCCGCGCTCCGCACCCGGGGCCACGCCTCCACCAAGATCATCGGCGGTGAGTCCTGGGGCTGGCCGATCGCCACGGCCATGAAGAACGACCCCGCCCTGTACGACGCGGTGGACGTCGCCAGCTCCCACTACAACTGCGGCTACATGTCCGCGATGACCCACTGCGACTCCTCCACCGACGCCCAGAGCCTCGGCAAGCCGATCTGGGCCAGCGAGAACGGCTCGGAGGGCGCCGAGGTCGGCGCCGCCCCCGTCGCCCGCGCCATCAACCGCGGCTACATCGACGCGAAGATGACGGCCTACATCAACTGGCCGCTCGTCGCCTCGCTCTACCAGAACCTCGGCTTCCACGACACCGGCCTGATCACCGCCAACCAGCCGTGGTCCGGCAACTACAGCGTCGGCCGCACCACCTGGTCCATCGCCCAGACCACCCAGTTCACCTCTCCCGGCTGGAAGTACGTGGACGGCGCCACCGGCTACCTCGGCGCGCGCAACGGCACCGAGGGCAGCTACGTCAGTTACGCGGCGCCCGACAAGTCCGCCTGGAGCACCGTCTTCGAGACGATGGACGCCACCGCCCCGCAGACGGTCAACCTGAAGGTCACCGGCGGTCTGCCCGGCGGCGCCCTGCACGTGTGGTCGACCGATCTCTCCCAGAACGGCGGCGCCACCCCGCGCATGGTGCGCGGCGCCGACCTGACCGCGAGCGGGGGCACGTACAGCCTCACGCTGGCCCCGGGCCGCGTCTACACGGTGACCACCACCACCGGTCAGGGCGCGGGCGTCACGACGCCGCCGCAGCGGTCGCAGCTCGCCCTGCCGTACGCGGACTCCTTCGCCGGCTACGCCAAGGGCCGGGAGGCCACGTACTTCTCCACGATGAACGGTGCCTTCGAGTCGGCGCCCTGCGGCGGCGGCCGCACCGGTTCCTGCCTGCGGCAGATGTCGCACGTGTCGCCGATCCAGTGGACCGACGAGAAGGCCAACCAGCCGTACACCGTCATGGGTGAGCTGAGCTGGAGCGACTACACGGTCAGCGCGGACGTGCTCCTGGAGCAGGGCGGCAGCGCGGCCGAGCTCCTCGGTCGGGTCGGCACGCAGGACAAGAACAACAACGGTCTCAACGCCTACCACCTGCGCCTGAGCGACACCGGCAGCTGGAAGCTCCTCAAGTCCGGCCGCCCCTGGGGCGACTGGGACACCACGGCCCCGCCGCTCGCCGAGGGAACCGTGCCCGCGCCCGGCACCGGGACCTGGCACAACCTCGCCCTGACCTTCCAGGGCGACTCGATCACCGTCGCCATCGACGGACAGGCGCAGGCCACGATCACCGACGGCAGCTTCGGCGGCGGGCAGGTCGGCCTGGGCACCGCCGGCTACTACCCGGTCCAGTTCGCGAACTTCCGCGTCACCCCGGGCAGCACGCCCGGGTTCTCCGGCACGTACAAGATCGTCAACGCCCACAGCGGCCAGCTCCTCGACGCCTCGGGCGGCCAGACCGCCGACGGCACCCCCGTCGTCCAGTGGCCCGACAACGGCGGCACCAACCAGCAGTGGACCCTCGTCCGCAACGACGACGGCTACTACACGGTCACCGGCGCCGGGAGCCTCAAGCCGCTGGCCGTCCCCCAGGCCACCACCTGGCCCGGCACGCAGCTGGGCATCTGGTCCGCGAGCGGCGGCCCCGAGCAGCAGTGGGTGATCGCCCCCGCGAACAACGGCACGTACACCATCGAGTCCCGCGCCACCGGCTACGCGCTCGACGTGCGCGGGGCGTCGACGTCCAGCGGCGCCTCCGTCGACCAGTACGTCACCACCGGCGGCACCAACCAGCAGTGGCGGCTGGTCAAGGTCTCCTGA
- a CDS encoding NPCBM/NEW2 domain-containing protein produces MAPASAADAPTPAAGDGLALTPPMGFNNWNSTHCRPDFDETMVKGIADLFVEKGLKAAGYQYVNLDDCWALPERDADGKLVPDPTRFPHGIKAVADYVHSKGLKFGIYTSAGTHTCDGLGFPGALGHEYSDARQFADWGVDYLKYDNCNNQGVDAKKRYTDMRDALKATGRPIVYSICEWGANRPWEWASDVGHLWRTTYDISDSWGSMLSIAKQNLPLDAYAKPGNWNDPDMLEVGNGGMTDTEYRTHFSLWSVMAAPLIIGADLRTADQATFDILGNREVIAVDQDPLGKQGRVISAEGGRWVIVKPMADGSRAIALFNESDRPQRIATTAKAAGLPGARAYTVRDLWQHTSQNVADTFSATVPAHGTVLVRLSTDTDWASSPPAVELGQAGSPFLTADTEATVTTTVTDLGRTAARGVSVRLSAPGGWSVEPASGTTAKSLSTGDRLSTDWRVRPPTGTPIGPYDLTLTATYTSAAGGRATSTLPLRVTVVVPPPVGTSYLSDATWLSAANGWGPVEKDTSVGEAAAGDGGPLTMGGVVHAKGLGAHAHSEVEYYLGGRCTSFSAQVGLDDETGSNGSVAFEVWADGRRAASTGVLTHTTSPQSLTADLAGAETVRLVVTDGGDGVDHDHADWADATVTC; encoded by the coding sequence ATGGCGCCCGCCTCCGCGGCCGACGCTCCGACCCCCGCCGCCGGCGACGGGCTCGCCCTCACGCCTCCGATGGGCTTCAACAACTGGAACTCCACCCACTGCCGGCCGGACTTCGACGAGACCATGGTCAAGGGCATCGCCGACCTCTTCGTCGAGAAGGGCCTGAAGGCCGCGGGGTACCAGTACGTCAACCTCGACGACTGCTGGGCGCTGCCGGAGCGCGACGCCGACGGCAAGCTCGTCCCCGACCCCACCCGCTTCCCGCACGGCATCAAGGCCGTCGCCGACTACGTCCACTCCAAGGGACTCAAGTTCGGCATCTACACCAGCGCCGGGACCCACACCTGTGACGGCCTTGGCTTCCCCGGCGCGCTCGGCCACGAGTACAGCGACGCCCGGCAGTTCGCCGACTGGGGCGTCGACTACCTCAAGTACGACAACTGCAACAACCAGGGCGTCGACGCCAAGAAGCGCTACACCGACATGCGCGACGCGCTGAAGGCGACGGGACGGCCCATCGTCTACAGCATCTGTGAATGGGGCGCGAACAGGCCCTGGGAGTGGGCGTCCGACGTGGGCCACCTGTGGCGAACCACCTACGACATCAGCGACAGCTGGGGCAGCATGCTGTCGATCGCCAAGCAGAACCTGCCGCTCGACGCCTACGCCAAGCCCGGCAACTGGAACGACCCGGACATGCTCGAGGTCGGCAACGGCGGGATGACGGACACCGAGTACCGGACCCACTTCTCCCTCTGGTCCGTCATGGCCGCGCCCCTGATCATCGGCGCCGACCTCCGCACGGCGGACCAGGCGACGTTCGACATCCTCGGCAACCGCGAGGTCATCGCGGTCGACCAGGATCCGCTGGGGAAGCAGGGCAGGGTCATCAGCGCCGAGGGCGGCCGGTGGGTGATCGTCAAGCCGATGGCCGACGGCAGCCGGGCGATCGCCCTGTTCAACGAGTCGGACCGGCCACAGCGCATCGCGACCACCGCGAAGGCGGCGGGACTGCCCGGGGCACGCGCGTACACGGTGCGCGATCTGTGGCAGCACACGAGCCAGAACGTCGCCGACACGTTCTCGGCCACCGTCCCCGCCCACGGCACCGTGCTCGTCCGCCTCTCGACCGACACGGACTGGGCGTCCTCTCCGCCCGCGGTGGAACTGGGCCAGGCGGGCTCCCCGTTCCTCACCGCCGATACGGAGGCCACCGTGACCACCACGGTGACCGACCTCGGCCGTACGGCGGCACGAGGGGTGTCGGTGCGGCTCTCCGCCCCCGGCGGCTGGAGCGTCGAGCCGGCGTCCGGCACCACGGCGAAGTCCCTGTCGACGGGCGACCGGCTGAGCACCGACTGGCGCGTACGCCCCCCGACCGGCACACCGATCGGCCCGTACGACCTGACGCTGACCGCGACGTACACTTCCGCCGCCGGCGGCCGGGCGACCAGCACGCTTCCCCTGCGCGTCACCGTGGTGGTGCCGCCCCCGGTCGGCACGTCGTACCTGAGCGACGCCACGTGGCTGAGTGCCGCCAACGGCTGGGGACCCGTGGAGAAGGACACCAGCGTCGGTGAGGCCGCGGCCGGGGACGGGGGGCCGCTCACCATGGGCGGCGTCGTCCACGCCAAGGGGCTCGGGGCACACGCCCACAGTGAGGTGGAGTACTACCTCGGCGGGCGCTGCACCTCGTTCTCGGCGCAGGTGGGCCTCGACGACGAGACGGGATCCAACGGGTCGGTGGCGTTCGAGGTCTGGGCGGACGGCCGCAGGGCCGCGTCCACCGGCGTGCTGACGCACACGACGTCGCCGCAGTCGCTGACCGCCGACCTGGCGGGCGCCGAGACCGTGCGCCTCGTCGTCACCGACGGCGGGGACGGCGTGGATCACGACCACGCGGACTGGGCCGACGCGACGGTCACCTGCTGA
- a CDS encoding (5-formylfuran-3-yl)methyl phosphate synthase, producing MLLLISPDGVEEALDCAKAAEHLDIVDVKKPDEGSLGANFPWVIREIRDAVPADKPVSATVGDVPYKPGTVALAALGAVASGATYIKVGLYGCTTPEQGVEVMRAVVRAVKDHRPEALVVASGYADSHRIGCVNPLALPDIAARAGADAAMLDTAIKDGTRLFDHVPPDACAEFVRRAHASGLLAALAGSVKQADLGPLTRIGTDIVGVRGAVCAGGDRNAGRIQPHLVAAFRTEMDRQAREHTVGARAVS from the coding sequence GTGTTGCTTCTCATCTCCCCGGACGGTGTCGAGGAAGCCCTCGACTGTGCGAAAGCCGCGGAACACCTCGACATCGTCGATGTCAAGAAGCCCGACGAGGGCTCGCTGGGCGCCAACTTCCCCTGGGTCATCCGCGAGATCCGTGACGCGGTGCCGGCGGACAAGCCGGTGTCCGCCACCGTGGGGGACGTGCCGTACAAGCCCGGTACGGTGGCGTTGGCCGCACTGGGCGCGGTTGCCTCCGGCGCCACATACATCAAGGTCGGTCTGTACGGCTGTACGACTCCCGAGCAGGGGGTCGAGGTGATGAGGGCGGTCGTCCGTGCGGTGAAGGACCACCGCCCCGAGGCGCTCGTCGTCGCCTCGGGCTACGCCGACTCCCATCGCATCGGCTGCGTCAACCCACTCGCCCTGCCCGACATCGCCGCCCGCGCCGGTGCCGACGCGGCCATGCTGGACACCGCGATCAAAGACGGCACACGGCTCTTCGACCACGTCCCGCCCGACGCCTGCGCCGAGTTCGTCCGGCGCGCCCACGCGTCCGGTCTGCTCGCCGCCCTCGCGGGCAGCGTCAAGCAGGCCGATCTCGGTCCGCTGACCCGCATCGGCACGGACATCGTGGGCGTGCGGGGAGCGGTCTGCGCGGGCGGCGACCGCAACGCCGGGAGGATCCAGCCGCATCTGGTCGCCGCCTTCCGGACGGAGATGGACCGGCAGGCCCGGGAGCACACCGTCGGCGCTCGGGCCGTGAGCTGA
- a CDS encoding aldehyde dehydrogenase family protein — translation MTTPEADRVPERRAARLAVVDPATGEAFDEAPDQRPHELDEAVARAQRAWLGWRADPAARTTALRAAADAVETAGDDLAPLLTREQGKPLAESYAEIARTAARLRYFADLAPRARRIDDGRPVHSEVRWRPVGPVAAIVPWNFPLQLAAAKFAPALAAGNTVVLKPSPHTPLATRMLGSVLATVLPEDVLTVVTGREPLGARLAAHPGIRHVTFTGSVPTGRAVAEAAAASLARVTLELGGNDAAVLLDDVDVDRIADRLFWAAFRNCGQVCMAVKRVYAPARLHAEVVEALAQRAKTVPVGAGLDPDTRIGPVNNVPQLARVEQVTGRALADGARVAAGGHRLDGAGYFFAPTILTDVPPDSPVVTEEQFGPVLPVLPYRNLDEALDAANGTGFGLGGSVWGTDLDRAEAAADRLECGTAWINHHAELSLAQPFAGIKDSGVGVAGGPWGLYGNLRPFVVHRPREEEA, via the coding sequence ATGACGACACCGGAAGCCGATCGCGTCCCTGAGCGCCGTGCCGCACGCCTCGCCGTCGTCGACCCGGCCACCGGGGAGGCCTTCGACGAGGCCCCCGACCAGCGGCCGCACGAGTTGGACGAGGCGGTCGCCCGCGCCCAGCGGGCCTGGCTCGGCTGGCGCGCCGACCCCGCCGCCCGCACCACCGCCCTGCGCGCCGCGGCCGACGCCGTGGAAACGGCCGGAGACGACCTCGCCCCGCTGCTCACGCGGGAACAGGGCAAGCCCCTGGCCGAGTCGTACGCCGAGATCGCCCGCACCGCGGCCCGGCTGCGCTACTTCGCCGACCTGGCCCCCAGGGCCCGTCGGATCGACGACGGCCGACCCGTGCACAGCGAGGTCCGCTGGCGGCCCGTCGGGCCGGTGGCCGCGATCGTGCCGTGGAACTTCCCGCTCCAGCTCGCGGCGGCGAAGTTCGCGCCCGCGCTGGCGGCCGGCAACACCGTGGTCCTCAAACCGTCCCCTCACACCCCGCTCGCCACCCGGATGCTCGGCTCCGTCCTCGCCACCGTCCTGCCCGAGGACGTCCTGACCGTCGTCACCGGCCGTGAACCCCTCGGTGCCCGTCTCGCTGCCCACCCGGGCATCCGTCACGTCACCTTCACCGGCTCGGTGCCCACCGGCCGGGCCGTCGCCGAGGCCGCGGCGGCCTCGCTCGCCCGGGTCACCCTGGAACTGGGTGGCAACGACGCGGCCGTCCTCCTGGACGACGTCGACGTGGACCGGATCGCGGACCGGCTGTTCTGGGCCGCGTTCCGCAACTGCGGGCAGGTCTGCATGGCGGTCAAACGCGTCTACGCCCCCGCCCGGCTCCACGCCGAGGTCGTCGAAGCCCTCGCCCAGCGCGCGAAGACCGTCCCGGTCGGGGCCGGACTCGACCCGGACACCCGGATCGGTCCGGTCAACAACGTTCCCCAGCTGGCCCGGGTCGAGCAGGTCACAGGGCGGGCCCTGGCGGACGGCGCCCGGGTCGCGGCCGGCGGTCACCGACTCGACGGAGCGGGGTACTTCTTCGCTCCCACGATCCTCACCGACGTCCCGCCCGACAGCCCGGTGGTGACCGAGGAACAGTTCGGACCGGTCCTGCCGGTCCTTCCGTACCGAAACCTCGACGAGGCCCTCGACGCGGCCAACGGCACCGGCTTCGGACTGGGCGGTTCCGTCTGGGGCACCGATCTCGACCGGGCCGAGGCGGCGGCCGACCGGCTCGAATGCGGCACGGCCTGGATCAACCACCATGCCGAACTCTCCCTCGCCCAGCCCTTCGCGGGCATCAAGGACAGCGGGGTCGGTGTCGCGGGCGGACCGTGGGGCCTCTACGGCAACCTCCGGCCGTTCGTCGTCCACCGCCCGCGCGAGGAGGAAGCGTGA